One Synechococcus sp. JA-2-3B'a(2-13) genomic window carries:
- the uvrB gene encoding excinuclease ABC subunit UvrB codes for MSEFQLVSPYQPTGDQPKAIAGLVKSISEGHRFQTLLGATGTGKTFTIAHTIQQVGRPTLVMAHNKTLAAQLCNELRELFPHNAVEYFISYYDYYQPEAYVPSTDTYIAKSSSINDEIDMLRHSATRSLFERRDVIVVASVSCIYGLGMPEEYLKASIPFKVGQEINQRDVLRDLASIQYERNDLELVRGRFRLKGDVLEIVPAYEDRVIRIEFFGDEIEAIRLIDPVTGEILNSLSALRVYPARHFVTPEAQLERAILNIEQELEEQLALFRKEGKLLEAQRLEQRTRYDLEMLREVGYCNGIENYSRHLTGRKAGEPPACLVDYFKADDWLLVVDESHVTVPQIRGMYNGDRARKQVLVDHGFRLPSALDNRPLKAEEFWAKVHQCIFVSATPGNWELEQSEAQFETRVEDGKTLKFYVQGSGRVIEQVIRPTGVVDPEVHVRPTAGQVDDLLGEIYLRLERSQLGPAERVIVTTLTKRMAEDLTEYLQERGIRVRYLHSEITSIERIEILQDFREGAFDVLVGVNLLREGLDLPEVSLVAILDADKEGFLRAERSLIQMIGRAARNVRGMVVMYADTMTSSMARAIAETQRRREIQLQYNRQHNITPKPIVKKNSNAILSFLAISRKLNDPDLEKAFQAAQEIPLSEIPELIGQLELKMKEAAKNLEFEEAAQLRDRIKKLRQRLLGHPQGI; via the coding sequence ATGTCAGAGTTTCAACTGGTTTCTCCCTATCAACCCACCGGAGATCAACCTAAGGCAATTGCCGGCTTGGTGAAGTCGATTTCAGAAGGCCATCGTTTTCAAACCTTGCTGGGAGCAACCGGAACCGGCAAAACGTTTACCATCGCCCATACCATTCAGCAGGTAGGCAGGCCCACCTTAGTGATGGCCCACAATAAGACTTTGGCAGCACAACTGTGCAATGAGCTGCGGGAGCTTTTTCCTCACAATGCCGTTGAATACTTCATCAGCTATTACGACTACTATCAACCGGAAGCCTATGTTCCCAGCACCGATACATACATTGCCAAATCTTCTTCCATCAACGATGAAATCGATATGTTGCGGCACTCGGCTACCCGCTCTTTGTTTGAACGGCGAGATGTGATTGTGGTGGCCTCGGTGAGCTGCATCTATGGTCTGGGCATGCCAGAGGAGTACCTGAAGGCTTCCATCCCCTTCAAAGTCGGCCAGGAGATTAACCAACGGGATGTCCTGCGGGATCTGGCCAGCATCCAGTACGAGCGCAATGACCTGGAGCTGGTGCGGGGGCGATTTCGCCTCAAAGGGGATGTGCTGGAAATTGTGCCGGCCTATGAGGATCGGGTCATTCGCATCGAATTTTTTGGCGATGAGATCGAGGCCATTCGCTTAATTGATCCGGTTACAGGTGAGATTTTGAACAGCCTCAGCGCCCTCAGAGTTTATCCTGCTCGGCACTTTGTAACGCCGGAAGCACAATTGGAGCGGGCGATCCTCAATATCGAGCAAGAACTGGAAGAGCAACTGGCCCTCTTTCGCAAAGAAGGCAAGCTCCTGGAAGCCCAACGCCTAGAGCAGCGCACCCGCTACGACCTAGAAATGCTGCGGGAGGTGGGCTATTGCAATGGGATCGAAAACTACTCTAGACATTTAACGGGACGCAAAGCAGGAGAGCCCCCCGCCTGCTTGGTGGATTATTTCAAGGCCGACGATTGGCTGTTGGTGGTGGATGAGTCCCACGTCACTGTGCCCCAAATTCGCGGCATGTATAATGGCGACCGTGCCCGCAAGCAGGTGCTGGTGGATCACGGTTTTCGCCTGCCCAGCGCCCTCGACAATCGCCCCCTCAAAGCCGAAGAATTTTGGGCCAAGGTTCATCAGTGTATCTTTGTTTCGGCTACTCCCGGCAACTGGGAACTGGAGCAGAGCGAGGCCCAATTTGAAACCCGGGTGGAAGATGGCAAGACCTTGAAGTTTTATGTGCAGGGCAGCGGTCGGGTTATCGAACAGGTGATTCGGCCCACTGGGGTGGTGGATCCCGAGGTGCATGTGCGCCCTACGGCTGGGCAAGTGGACGATTTGCTGGGAGAAATTTATTTGCGATTGGAGCGCTCTCAGCTGGGGCCTGCCGAACGGGTGATCGTGACCACCCTCACCAAACGGATGGCAGAGGACCTCACGGAATATCTCCAGGAGCGAGGGATCCGAGTTCGCTATTTGCATTCCGAGATCACCTCGATTGAGCGAATTGAAATCCTACAAGACTTTCGAGAAGGGGCCTTTGACGTGTTGGTAGGAGTTAACTTGCTCCGGGAAGGGTTGGACTTGCCAGAAGTTTCTTTGGTGGCCATTTTGGATGCCGACAAAGAAGGGTTTTTGCGAGCAGAGCGCTCCCTGATTCAGATGATTGGGAGGGCAGCACGAAATGTCCGCGGTATGGTGGTGATGTACGCCGACACCATGACCAGCAGCATGGCCCGGGCCATTGCCGAAACCCAGCGTCGCCGCGAAATTCAATTGCAATACAACCGCCAACACAACATCACGCCCAAGCCCATCGTCAAGAAAAACAGCAATGCCATCTTGTCTTTTTTGGCCATCTCCCGCAAACTTAACGACCCAGATCTGGAAAAAGCCTTTCAAGCTGCGCAAGAGATCCCTCTCTCCGAGATTCCGGAGCTGATCGGCCAACTGGAACTCAAGATGAAAGAGGCCGCCAAAAACCTAGAATTTGAGGAAGCCGCCCAGCTACGAGATAGAATCAAAAAGCTACGTCAACGCCTTCTAGGCCACCCTCAGGGCATCTAA
- a CDS encoding mechanosensitive ion channel family protein yields the protein MGVRIKPAMQDSVPFRRAVLLIGLAVGIGLWLTPAVASAPSLAQALEFRDPNFFLADPRPTPAEAPTPEGSPAPAPSPVGIPLTGQEGTEVLVGNIPVFRLQTADYPSDVRADNVRAIIERFLEEGQLPQPEVRVAQDANGQYILRLGERGRFEATQRYLFTVTYADAAAERRVAPGQVNLNDVRLVANSWARRLEQAIADYREDLLALQRAQDPRVLVLTLLAGIATLVVGFFLWRLFDRSLTRLQRWLELKAGEAWGTWIDVGGMLLRGVGAILIAGISLDRGISFIPALRPFQRSFYLGLGRVVATALGVLTQPLPNSSVSIASLLVFLVLSILVFTGAHYVSVGFKQRFLARLGLDLGTQESSAAIFKYILTLFGILLVLPFSGLNLGSLAVIAGAVGLGIGFGLQNLSNNYISYIAILLERPIQIGDLVEVDNLLGTVERIGPRATVLRTLDRIFVIVPNSRFTESKVVNWSYRDPRCRIHIPVGVAYGSDTALVTEALLSAARENARVLSSPAPQVWLKSFGPSALNFELLVWINRPQDQFVLISELNFLIEAEFRRRGIRIPFPQQDIHIRSLEGFAPLSQNGGSPSLPDTDSIHSALKEAAQSPEDQNGVS from the coding sequence ATGGGCGTTCGTATCAAACCGGCCATGCAGGACTCTGTCCCATTTCGGCGAGCAGTTCTCTTGATTGGGCTGGCGGTGGGGATAGGTCTCTGGCTTACCCCTGCCGTTGCCTCTGCCCCTTCATTGGCTCAAGCCCTTGAATTTCGGGATCCCAACTTTTTCCTGGCCGATCCCCGACCCACACCGGCTGAAGCGCCAACTCCTGAGGGATCCCCTGCTCCGGCTCCCAGCCCAGTCGGGATCCCTTTGACCGGCCAAGAGGGCACAGAGGTGTTGGTCGGGAACATACCGGTGTTCCGCCTGCAGACGGCAGACTACCCCAGCGATGTGCGGGCCGACAACGTTCGGGCGATCATCGAGCGCTTTCTCGAAGAAGGGCAGTTGCCACAGCCAGAGGTACGGGTAGCCCAGGATGCCAATGGGCAATACATCTTACGCCTGGGGGAAAGAGGCCGCTTTGAGGCCACCCAACGGTATTTGTTTACCGTCACCTATGCCGATGCTGCCGCGGAGCGCAGGGTGGCACCGGGTCAGGTGAACCTGAATGACGTTCGTCTGGTGGCTAACAGTTGGGCGCGGCGGTTGGAGCAAGCGATTGCCGATTACCGCGAAGATCTGCTGGCTCTGCAGCGGGCCCAGGATCCGCGCGTGCTGGTTCTGACCCTTTTGGCAGGGATCGCCACCCTGGTGGTGGGGTTCTTTCTCTGGCGGCTGTTCGACCGCAGCCTAACCCGCTTGCAACGCTGGTTGGAGCTTAAGGCCGGAGAGGCCTGGGGCACCTGGATTGATGTGGGTGGGATGCTGCTGCGGGGCGTGGGGGCAATCCTCATCGCCGGCATCTCGCTGGATCGCGGCATCAGCTTCATACCTGCCCTGCGACCTTTTCAGCGCTCCTTTTACCTGGGCCTGGGTCGTGTGGTCGCCACGGCTCTGGGCGTTCTCACCCAGCCTCTGCCCAACTCCAGCGTTTCGATTGCCAGCTTGCTGGTCTTCCTCGTCCTCTCCATCTTGGTTTTCACCGGCGCCCACTACGTCAGTGTTGGCTTCAAGCAACGCTTTCTGGCACGCCTAGGGCTGGATCTGGGCACCCAAGAGTCTTCGGCGGCCATCTTCAAGTACATCCTGACCCTGTTCGGCATCCTTCTGGTCTTGCCCTTCAGCGGCCTTAATCTGGGCTCCTTGGCGGTTATTGCCGGGGCGGTGGGTTTGGGGATCGGCTTTGGTTTGCAAAACCTCTCCAACAACTACATCAGCTACATTGCCATTTTGCTGGAGCGCCCCATCCAAATCGGGGATCTGGTGGAAGTGGACAACCTGCTCGGCACAGTGGAGCGCATTGGCCCACGGGCTACCGTCTTGCGCACCCTGGATCGCATCTTTGTGATCGTGCCCAACTCCCGCTTTACCGAATCAAAGGTGGTGAACTGGAGCTACCGGGATCCCCGCTGTCGCATCCACATTCCGGTCGGCGTGGCCTACGGCTCCGATACCGCCTTGGTTACCGAAGCTCTGCTCAGCGCCGCCAGAGAAAATGCTCGGGTGTTGAGCAGCCCTGCCCCCCAAGTCTGGCTCAAGTCCTTTGGCCCTTCTGCACTTAACTTTGAGCTGCTGGTGTGGATCAACCGTCCTCAAGATCAGTTTGTCTTGATCAGCGAGCTAAACTTCCTAATCGAGGCTGAGTTTCGGCGACGTGGGATCCGCATCCCCTTCCCGCAACAAGATATTCATATCCGCAGCCTAGAGGGATTTGCCCCCCTCAGTCAAAATGGCGGATCCCCTTCTTTGCCCGATACCGACTCCATTCACTCTGCCCTCAAAGAAGCGGCTCAATCGCCGGAAGACCAAAATGGTGTTTCCTAA
- a CDS encoding DUF721 domain-containing protein, producing the protein MLQRLDEVLGSFGSHPRWAELKQMQTLRQLWPELVGEAVAAQTYPLSVRRQVLQVATSTPAWAQNLTLQRQLILKKLNSRIQPPLSDIRFSPGAWHEGSSQATPHPDAELSSKFYGAPRLADQDGQRPGSCRSPNPKQPTSDPKVAFERWARVVKQQQTQENLFPCPACRCPTPAAELERWFVCGFCHRQSLRPPS; encoded by the coding sequence ATGTTGCAGCGGTTAGATGAGGTACTGGGAAGCTTTGGCAGCCATCCCCGTTGGGCTGAACTGAAGCAAATGCAAACCCTGCGGCAGCTCTGGCCCGAACTCGTCGGAGAGGCCGTAGCCGCCCAAACCTATCCCCTCAGCGTGCGCCGACAGGTGCTGCAAGTGGCCACCTCTACCCCGGCCTGGGCGCAAAATTTAACCTTGCAACGTCAGCTCATTCTCAAGAAACTCAACAGCCGCATCCAACCTCCCCTCAGCGATATCCGCTTCAGCCCTGGTGCCTGGCACGAGGGATCCAGCCAAGCCACCCCCCACCCTGATGCGGAGCTGAGCAGCAAGTTTTATGGCGCTCCCCGCCTAGCAGACCAAGATGGACAACGCCCTGGATCCTGTCGCAGCCCCAATCCAAAACAGCCCACCTCCGACCCGAAAGTGGCTTTCGAGCGCTGGGCCAGAGTGGTGAAGCAACAACAAACCCAGGAGAACCTGTTCCCTTGCCCCGCCTGCCGCTGTCCTACCCCTGCCGCCGAATTGGAGCGTTGGTTTGTCTGTGGGTTCTGCCATCGACAATCCTTGCGCCCGCCCAGCTAA
- the pxcA gene encoding proton extrusion protein PcxA — protein sequence MGESVLSRLGQWISNTPLRSLDQAYEAALRIKAIEDQYFQGGSIGSNGQHGQNVSRYFQIQLRRQLRQIDLRLAEFRASSAFSRLPDPEQNGSGPTSAQDKAQQLHAAEANVSESSSENSENGRQRRDLSILEKLQFIDQVTSRYKRPTRKSQPISASISTSPEPLERPEQPTSTQPSSSNVSVKAGSGNGAAPVASKAAILPRSILRTASQIRRELSSQAEEELIQEYREARTRTLVSIRFLLLLAILPLLTQILSKNFLFGPLVDHLQQREPAIVALSHEFQEKALTEFEFFKERMEFERALHHQSPEWDLESADQLSMKAEELLKKYSRRNSEGLKNILADLLSLLVFGWLIFVGREEIEVLKSFLDRLIYGLSDSAKAFIIILFTDVFVGYHSPHGWEVLLGNLAAHLGVPENRDFIYGFIATFPVFLDTLFKYWIFRYLNRVSPSSVATYRAMND from the coding sequence ATGGGAGAATCCGTATTGAGCAGGCTGGGCCAATGGATCTCGAATACCCCCCTGCGCTCCCTCGACCAAGCTTATGAGGCTGCCCTGCGCATTAAAGCCATTGAGGATCAATACTTCCAGGGAGGGTCCATTGGCAGCAATGGGCAACACGGCCAGAATGTCAGCCGCTACTTTCAGATTCAACTGCGCCGGCAGCTGCGCCAGATCGATCTGCGTTTGGCAGAGTTCAGAGCCAGCAGCGCCTTTTCTCGCCTGCCGGATCCCGAGCAAAATGGCAGCGGCCCTACTTCTGCCCAAGATAAAGCTCAACAACTCCATGCCGCTGAGGCCAATGTTTCTGAAAGCAGCAGCGAAAACTCCGAGAATGGTCGCCAAAGACGAGATCTTTCCATCTTGGAGAAACTGCAGTTTATCGATCAGGTGACTTCTCGATACAAACGCCCGACCAGAAAATCCCAGCCCATCTCTGCTTCAATTTCCACTTCACCTGAGCCTCTCGAACGGCCAGAACAACCTACCTCAACCCAACCCAGTTCTTCTAATGTCTCTGTCAAGGCAGGCTCCGGCAATGGCGCTGCCCCGGTCGCTTCCAAAGCTGCGATTCTGCCCCGTTCTATTCTGCGCACAGCCAGCCAAATCCGCCGTGAGCTGAGTTCCCAGGCCGAAGAGGAACTGATCCAAGAGTATCGCGAGGCTCGCACTCGCACACTGGTATCGATTCGTTTTCTGTTGTTGTTGGCCATTTTGCCTCTGCTCACCCAGATCCTCTCGAAAAACTTTCTGTTTGGGCCATTGGTAGATCACTTGCAACAACGGGAGCCTGCCATTGTGGCTCTGAGCCACGAATTTCAAGAAAAAGCCCTGACAGAGTTCGAGTTTTTCAAGGAAAGAATGGAATTTGAGCGAGCTTTGCACCATCAATCTCCAGAGTGGGATCTGGAATCAGCAGATCAACTGTCCATGAAGGCAGAGGAACTGCTGAAAAAATATAGCCGTAGGAACTCGGAAGGCTTGAAGAATATCCTTGCTGATTTGCTTTCGCTGCTGGTGTTTGGCTGGCTTATCTTTGTTGGGCGTGAGGAAATCGAAGTCCTCAAGTCTTTTTTGGATCGTCTGATCTACGGTCTCAGCGATAGTGCCAAGGCTTTCATTATTATTCTCTTTACCGATGTGTTTGTCGGTTATCACTCTCCCCACGGTTGGGAGGTGCTGCTGGGTAATTTGGCTGCCCATTTGGGGGTACCGGAGAACCGCGATTTTATCTACGGCTTTATTGCTACTTTTCCGGTTTTCCTAGATACGCTTTTTAAGTATTGGATCTTTCGCTATTTAAACCGTGTATCGCCGTCTTCGGTGGCCACCTATCGGGCTATGAACGATTAA
- a CDS encoding glycosyltransferase: protein MTHPLYYWRQKNRYYHEDLERLHRFFVPAGLRILEIGSGTGSLLNALQPSFGVGIDRDADIVAQAQAEFPHLHFRVQDAHTLDKGDPVLAEPFDVILLVNTLGYLADIQQVLQQLRRFCTPRTRLILSHHNPLWEPILGLATALKQRMPLPAANWLSAADVANLLHLAGYEVIQQGKRLLLPRRIPFLSTVINRVIAPLPGINALCLTEYTIARLQPDPAWDPPPEQQPSCTVVIPARNEAGNIRRCVEHLPEMGSRTEIIFVEGHSSDGTWAEIQRVQAEYQGIRNIRALRQEGKGKGDAVRKGLAAATGDVLIILDADLTVQAEDMPKFFRAVASGRCDFANGCRLIYPLKPEAMPRLNQWANRFFAALLSYILGIRIKDSLCGTKALWREDYQQIAKLCQEWGDFDPFGDFDLLLGSAKRTLKILDIPVRYFPRTYGRSNIHHVREGLRLLQICGFALKRFKGY, encoded by the coding sequence TTGACCCACCCCTTGTATTACTGGCGGCAAAAAAACCGCTACTACCACGAGGATCTGGAGCGGCTGCATCGCTTTTTTGTCCCTGCCGGTTTGCGCATCTTGGAGATTGGTTCCGGCACGGGATCCCTGCTCAATGCCTTGCAGCCCAGCTTCGGGGTGGGGATCGACCGGGATGCGGACATTGTTGCCCAAGCTCAGGCAGAGTTTCCCCATCTCCATTTCCGGGTGCAAGATGCCCACACGCTGGACAAAGGGGATCCCGTCTTGGCGGAGCCTTTTGATGTGATCTTGCTCGTCAATACCCTGGGCTACCTGGCCGACATCCAGCAGGTTCTCCAGCAGTTGCGCCGCTTCTGTACCCCACGCACCCGCCTGATCCTCTCCCACCACAACCCGCTCTGGGAGCCGATTCTGGGCTTGGCAACCGCTCTGAAGCAACGGATGCCTCTGCCGGCAGCCAACTGGTTATCGGCAGCCGATGTGGCCAACCTGCTGCACTTGGCAGGATACGAGGTCATTCAGCAGGGCAAGCGGCTGTTGTTGCCGCGGCGGATCCCGTTCCTTTCGACTGTGATCAACCGGGTGATTGCCCCATTGCCCGGGATCAACGCCCTCTGCCTGACAGAGTACACGATCGCTCGCCTGCAGCCCGACCCTGCCTGGGATCCCCCCCCTGAGCAGCAGCCTTCCTGCACCGTGGTGATTCCGGCTCGGAATGAAGCGGGCAACATCCGCCGCTGCGTGGAACATTTGCCCGAGATGGGATCCCGCACCGAGATCATTTTTGTGGAGGGGCATTCCAGCGACGGGACTTGGGCCGAGATCCAGCGGGTACAGGCGGAATACCAAGGGATCCGCAATATCCGGGCTCTACGGCAGGAGGGCAAGGGCAAGGGGGATGCGGTGCGCAAGGGGCTAGCCGCCGCTACAGGGGATGTGTTGATCATCCTCGATGCCGATTTGACGGTACAGGCAGAGGACATGCCCAAGTTTTTCCGGGCTGTGGCTTCCGGGCGATGTGATTTTGCCAATGGTTGTCGCCTTATCTATCCCCTGAAACCAGAGGCAATGCCTCGGCTAAACCAATGGGCCAATCGTTTTTTTGCCGCTCTCCTCTCCTACATTCTCGGCATCCGCATCAAAGATTCCCTCTGTGGCACCAAGGCCCTGTGGCGGGAGGATTACCAGCAGATTGCCAAGCTGTGCCAAGAGTGGGGGGATTTCGACCCGTTTGGAGATTTTGACCTGTTGCTGGGATCCGCCAAGCGCACCCTGAAGATCCTGGATATCCCCGTGCGCTATTTCCCCAGAACCTATGGTCGCTCCAACATTCACCATGTGCGAGAGGGGCTGCGGCTGCTGCAGATCTGTGGCTTTGCCCTCAAGCGCTTTAAGGGATACTGA
- a CDS encoding photosystem II reaction center X protein — MTPSLANFLWSLVAGAVVLGALFGAIIFVSQRDKVRRR; from the coding sequence ATGACTCCCTCACTTGCTAACTTCCTCTGGAGCTTGGTGGCTGGTGCAGTTGTGCTGGGGGCTCTCTTTGGCGCCATCATCTTTGTCAGCCAAAGGGATAAAGTGCGTCGTCGCTGA
- a CDS encoding ferredoxin-thioredoxin reductase catalytic domain-containing protein — MESRGYKKSSQKSFELMRHFAETYAKRSETFFCSDPSITTAVIEGLALHKEQLGAPLCPCRFYEDKEAEAKAGYWNCPCVPMRERKECHCMLFLTPDNPFAGKSQTLEEVPLEYQTTK; from the coding sequence ATGGAAAGTCGTGGTTACAAAAAGTCCTCACAGAAGAGCTTTGAGTTGATGCGGCATTTCGCAGAAACCTACGCCAAACGCTCCGAGACCTTTTTCTGCTCGGATCCATCAATTACGACGGCGGTGATCGAAGGCTTGGCTCTGCACAAAGAGCAATTGGGCGCCCCGCTGTGTCCCTGTCGTTTTTATGAAGACAAAGAGGCAGAAGCAAAAGCAGGCTATTGGAATTGCCCCTGTGTACCCATGCGGGAGCGAAAGGAATGTCACTGTATGCTGTTCTTAACGCCGGATAACCCCTTTGCCGGCAAGAGCCAAACCCTAGAGGAGGTGCCCCTGGAATACCAAACTACCAAATGA
- a CDS encoding RNA-guided endonuclease InsQ/TnpB family protein — translation MQRLQAFKYELLPNSQQERQMRRFAGSCRFLYNKALALQKERHEQGQKKLGYAGLCQLLTAWRHSADTAWLADAPVHPLQQALKDLERAYSHFFAQRAGFPKFKKKGRSDSFRYPAPKQIQLDQANSRIFLPKLGWLRYRNSRDVVGKVKSVTVSKHAGKWFVSIQTEREVDRPIPQGGAVGMDMGIARLATLSDGTFYAPLNSFKRHEARLRKAQQALSRKVKFSNNWKKAKARLQRIHSQMANARRDFLHKVSTAISKSQAIVCIEDLRVRNMSKLAAGTADAPGKNVRAKSALNKAILDQGWYEFRCMLEYKLAWKGGRLIVVPPQNPSRTCPCCGHVSSDNRQTQAWFECVACGYENNADRGSGPEAFRGSGPEAFRGSGPEAFRGSGPEAFLVGAINILARGI, via the coding sequence GTGCAACGACTTCAAGCCTTCAAGTACGAATTGCTGCCCAACAGCCAGCAGGAACGGCAGATGCGCCGCTTTGCTGGCTCCTGCCGGTTCCTCTACAACAAAGCACTGGCGTTGCAGAAGGAGCGTCACGAGCAAGGCCAGAAAAAGCTAGGCTATGCGGGCTTGTGCCAGCTGCTCACCGCGTGGCGCCACAGCGCAGATACAGCGTGGCTGGCGGATGCGCCGGTGCATCCGCTGCAACAGGCACTCAAGGATTTGGAGCGAGCCTACAGCCACTTCTTCGCCCAGCGCGCCGGCTTCCCGAAGTTCAAGAAAAAAGGCCGGTCGGACAGTTTCCGTTATCCCGCGCCCAAGCAAATCCAGCTGGACCAGGCCAACAGCCGCATCTTTCTGCCCAAACTTGGCTGGCTGCGCTACCGCAACAGCCGCGACGTGGTGGGCAAGGTCAAGAGCGTCACCGTATCCAAGCACGCTGGCAAGTGGTTCGTGTCGATCCAGACCGAGCGGGAGGTTGATCGGCCTATTCCGCAGGGGGGCGCAGTGGGCATGGACATGGGCATTGCCCGCTTGGCTACCCTCTCGGACGGCACGTTCTACGCGCCCCTCAACAGCTTCAAGCGGCACGAGGCGCGCTTGCGCAAGGCCCAGCAAGCGCTCTCCCGCAAAGTCAAGTTCAGCAACAACTGGAAGAAGGCAAAAGCCCGCCTCCAGCGTATTCATTCTCAGATGGCCAACGCCCGCCGCGACTTCCTGCACAAGGTCTCGACCGCGATTAGCAAAAGCCAGGCAATCGTGTGCATCGAGGACTTGCGGGTGCGGAATATGTCCAAGTTGGCGGCAGGGACGGCAGATGCTCCTGGGAAGAACGTCCGCGCCAAGTCAGCGTTAAACAAAGCCATTCTCGACCAGGGGTGGTATGAGTTCCGCTGCATGCTGGAGTACAAGCTGGCCTGGAAAGGTGGCAGGCTCATTGTCGTGCCGCCGCAGAACCCGAGCCGCACCTGTCCATGTTGCGGCCATGTTTCATCAGACAACCGCCAGACCCAAGCCTGGTTCGAGTGCGTGGCGTGCGGCTATGAGAATAACGCCGATCGCGGCAGCGGGCCGGAGGCCTTTCGCGGCAGCGGGCCGGAGGCCTTTCGCGGCAGCGGGCCGGAGGCCTTTCGCGGCAGCGGGCCGGAGGCCTTTCTGGTCGGTGCCATCAACATCCTTGCTCGCGGGATATAG
- a CDS encoding 2Fe-2S iron-sulfur cluster-binding protein → MVKRVRLDPIAQVSEIATNSNLLSVLLQEELNVLKECGGRGLCATCHVYVKEGMESLSPMSKREQRTLEVITTCKPNSRLACQARVLGEGVVVELPAGMYIHAFQDIEALIGRRAEQPLLHPVTGAVLVQEGKLITRSVLESVRGLDLDIQEALARSSQEF, encoded by the coding sequence ATGGTCAAGCGTGTGCGGTTGGATCCCATTGCCCAAGTGTCTGAAATCGCCACCAACAGCAATTTGCTCTCGGTGCTGCTGCAAGAAGAGCTGAATGTGTTGAAAGAGTGCGGTGGGCGCGGCCTCTGCGCCACCTGTCATGTGTACGTTAAGGAGGGGATGGAGTCTTTATCCCCGATGAGCAAGCGGGAGCAGCGCACCCTGGAGGTGATCACCACCTGCAAGCCTAACTCTCGCTTGGCCTGCCAAGCGCGGGTGCTGGGGGAAGGGGTGGTGGTGGAATTGCCTGCCGGGATGTACATCCATGCTTTTCAGGATATCGAGGCGTTGATCGGTCGGCGAGCGGAGCAGCCACTTTTGCACCCTGTAACCGGCGCGGTTTTGGTGCAGGAGGGCAAGCTGATCACCCGCTCGGTGCTGGAATCGGTGAGAGGGCTGGATCTGGATATCCAAGAAGCACTGGCTCGGAGCAGCCAGGAGTTTTGA